The Aspergillus nidulans FGSC A4 chromosome VII nucleotide sequence AGTATTCAGTGTTGGCGATACAATCACGATGGCGGATGTTTGTTTGATCCCCGCTGTTTGGGGCGCAGAGAGAGCGGGGGTAAATCTGGGACAGTATCCTACAATTAAAAGGGTTGCGGAGGccctggagaaggagaatgcAGTTAAGGAGGGGCATTGGAGAACCCAGCAGGATACACCAACGGAATTCAGGTGTTGAATCTGCTGCTTGGCGACCGATGTTCCATTGTCGGAACGAAAATGTTATACAGACCGGTCTTGAATGATGGACGGGGTTTACTGCGAGAGTAAAAGGTTATCGACAAGTTCGGACAGGAGTCTCTGCGTACCCTTGCGCTAAATAAGAGTAATGTAAATGACCTGCAAAGCATCTCCAAAGAAGACCCGAGTAGCAAATAAAAAAGTCAAAAAAAAGTATGGTCCCGGAGGGGATCGAACCCTCAGCCTTGGCGTTATTAGCACCACGCGCTAACCAATTGCGCCACGGAACCCGCTTGCTGAAATATTTCAAATTACTACTAATCTATATTCTTAGTGAAAAAGGAGCGCAGTAATGTCCCCAGAAGCCGCCAATTTTTGCCTGAAAGTGTTGCCAAATATAACTACTCAGCTCTGGGGTAAAAAAAAACCTAGCATTGCCATCAAGCTTGAAATATCTCATTTTATTTTAACTATTGCATGCGAATCACAGATCCAGCTGCACAGGCGGCAAAATTGTTCCGGCACAATCGCCAAACCCTACATAGTTGCCTTCAGTTCCCGCCATACCACGCAGAATAACAGTGTCACCGTCCTCTAAGAACAAGCGCTCGGAGCCATCTGCGAGCTTGATAGGATTCTTTCCATTGGTTTGCTCGAGGAAACTGCCTTCGGTCTGATTCTCCTTGCCAGAGATCGTACCACTGCCGAGGAGATCACCGGTGTTCAGGTTGCAGCCCGTTATGGTGTGGTGGGCCAGCATCTGAGGGAAAGAGTACAGGAGGTTCTTTGCATTGCTGTGGGAGATAACAGTAGGCTCGCCGCCTGCATTGGTGACTTCGACCTCCAGCGGGATATCATAGGCAGTGTCAGCCCGCTTCTCCCGCAGATACGGTAGGAGAGACTCCCTGTTTCCGGGTTCTAGACCGACGGTGCGGAAGGGCTCGAGAGCATCAATCAGGACAACCCAGGGGGTGATCGTTGTGCCAAAGTTCTTTGCGTTAAAGGGACCAAGAGGAACGTACTCCCATGCCTGGATGTCACGGGCAGACCAGTCGTTCATAAGCACCACTCCGAAGATATGGTCTTCGGCTTTGTCGATATGAACCGGATGCCCTAGATCATTGGGAGTTGAGACGAAAAACGCTAACTCCAGTTCGATATCGAGCTTCTTGCAAGGAGAGAAGGTGGGTAATTTAGGGTTTGCCGCGGGATTCGTCAAGATCTGGCCCTGTGGACGGTGGAGAGGCGTGCCGGAGGTGACCACAGACGAGGCACGGCCATGGTAAGCCACGGGGAGATGTTTATAATTTGGCTGTAGGGCATTGTCGGGTCCCCTGAAGAGGACTCCAACGTTGTAAGCATGGTTAAGGCCGGCGTAGAAATCTGTGTAATCGCCGATCTGCATGGGGAGATGGTTTGTAACCTCAGACAGCGGCAGGAGGGCCTCTTTCTGGAGCGCTGCATTGTCTCTGAGGATTTGAGGAAAAGGCGTCTCTGTGCTGAAGACCTTCTGAATGTATTCACGGACTTGTCGGTGCACTGGTCGACCAAGAGCTGCGAACGCGTTCAGGGTGGATTGGTTGAAGACATTCAGATGAGGCTGGATGACGGGAAGCTGGGAGAAACCGCCAGACGAGGCAAATTTGCTCAAGTCTAAGGCATAATCTCCGATCGCAATAGCGGGAACTCGCGACGAGAGcttcgatgatgaaatgATACCGAATGGGATGTTTGCCAGCGAGAAAGGCGAGTTCTTGGGGATTTGTAACCACGAAGCCATTGTGACGGGAGCTAGCAAAAATTAGGAGAGAATGGTAGATGAATGATTCAGGAGACAACGAAGACCAAATAACAGATAAAACGCTGCTGAGAGAGATGTCGACATAGAACGGGGCAGGAAGGATTCCGTacgaggagctgcagcaccGCGGAATGAAGCCGCACCCGCTTATCACCGGCTGTTGTGTTTCCCCAGTGTGATCCCGACTTTCCGCAGCCCCTCTTTGTCGCCCTGAAGTGAAGGTCGCCGCTGGCCGGGCGGATTGCGGGAATTCAGCTTTCTGGGAAGTCATGGGTTGATCTGGAGTTCTGTCACATTTCTTCTGCCTATGTGCTAGCTAAGTATATAGGCCGAGTCCTCACTGTCCCTGCAGCAGCACCCGATATCCAACGTGACAAACCATACACTATCAACATGCCAGTCACCGAGTTCTCCTTCAAAGATCCTTACACCTATCAGAATGGGTTCGATTCTTACCATGAGTATGCTAGTGGGTACTGAATCGATGCTACTGAGCTAACTTGACTTAGATCTGAAGCCATCGAAGGCGCCCTCCCCGTAGGGCACAACTCTCCCCAGAAAGCTCCTTACGGCTTATATGCCGAAAAGCTCTCTGGGACCGCTTTCACTGCTCCCCGGCACGAGAACAAACAGACTTGGGTCTACCGTATCCTTCCCGCCGCAGCGCACGAGAACTTCGTTGAAGAGGATGCGAGCTCTTACCACACGCTCTCAGATGCCAAAAAGCTTCAGCATATCCCCAACCAGCTACGGTGGGATCCATTCGATCTGGACGAGACCGTCGACTGGGTTCATGGGTTGCACCTTgtggctggttctggagacCCTACCGTAAAACAAGGCCTGGGCATCTTGCTGTATGCGGCGGGGAAAGATATGGGAAAGGAAGCTTTCTACTCCGCGGATGGCGACTTCCTGATCGTAGCACAGCATGGCGTGCTC carries:
- the fahA gene encoding protein fahA (transcript_id=CADANIAT00008552), coding for MASWLQIPKNSPFSLANIPFGIISSSKLSSRVPAIAIGDYALDLSKFASSGGFSQLPVIQPHLNVFNQSTLNAFAALGRPVHRQVREYIQKVFSTETPFPQILRDNAALQKEALLPLSEVTNHLPMQIGDYTDFYAGLNHAYNVGVLFRGPDNALQPNYKHLPVAYHGRASSVVTSGTPLHRPQGQILTNPAANPKLPTFSPCKKLDIELELAFFVSTPNDLGHPVHIDKAEDHIFGVVLMNDWSARDIQAWEYVPLGPFNAKNFGTTITPWVVLIDALEPFRTVGLEPGNRESLLPYLREKRADTAYDIPLEVEVTNAGGEPTVISHSNAKNLLYSFPQMLAHHTITGCNLNTGDLLGSGTISGKENQTEGSFLEQTNGKNPIKLADGSERLFLEDGDTVILRGMAGTEGNYVGFGDCAGTILPPVQLDL